One Triticum dicoccoides isolate Atlit2015 ecotype Zavitan chromosome 5B, WEW_v2.0, whole genome shotgun sequence genomic window carries:
- the LOC119310003 gene encoding cyclin-A3-1-like: protein MTASCRSRPAPVSAARSTTLSLPASKPVTDAVNETGDPQLCVPYASDIYSYLRSMEVQARRRSAADYIERVQVDVTPNMRGILVDWLVEVAEEYKLVSDTLYLTVSYIDRFLSSNSLNRQKLQLLGISAMLIASKYEEISPPNVEDFCYITDNTYMKQEVSIKMERDVLNNLKFEMGNPTAKTFLRMFIKSGQEEKFGFK, encoded by the exons ATGACGGCCTCGTGTAGATCCCGTCCTGCTCCC GTTTCTGCGGCCAGATCCACCACCCTATCCCTCCCTGCGTCCAAGCCGGTGACGGACGCGGTCAACGAGACCGGCGACCCGCAGCTCTGCGTTCCGTACGCGTCCGACATCTACTCCTACCTCCGATCCATGGAG GTTCAGGCGAGACGGCGGTCGGCGGCGGATTACATCGAGAGGGTGCAGGTGGACGTCACCCCCAATATGCGCGGCATCCTCGTCGACTGGCTCGTCGAGGTCGCCGAGGAGTACAAGCTCGTCTCCGACACGCTCTACCTCACTGTCTCCTACATCGACCGCTTCCTCTCGTCCAACTCCCTCAACCGTCAGAAGCTGCAGCTCCTCGGCATCTCTGCCATGCTCATTGCCTC TAAGTACGAGGAGATCAGCCCCCCAAATGTGGAGGACTTCTGCTACATCACCGACAACACCTACATGAAGCAGGAGGTGT CTATTAAGATGGAGAGGGATGTATTAAACAATCTCAAGTTTGAGATGGGCAATCCTACCGCTAAGACCTTTCTAAG GATGTTCATCAAATCTGGCCAAGAAGAGAAG TTTGGGTTCAAGTGA